ACATGCATGGGGACATTGAAactttggggaatattggggaagagtgtgtttttccaggacacatcagctccatgtcaactcattttcaatctagttttgaagggcacagctcactggcccatgtgggaatcgaaccagagaccttggtgttatgaggaCTGTGCTCTAACTACTGTGCAAACCAACTGCCCCAAAACTTTCTCCCTTGGACACCATGACCTCTCTGCCAGGATTTCACTTGGGAACTGGTCAGGTGCTCAGCCTAAGACTTCAGTAGAAGGGACATTTATAAAAgtcaaaaactgaaaaccagggctggcctggtggctcaggcggttagagcaccatgctcttaactccgaaggctgccggttcgattcccacatgggccagtgggctctcaaccacaaggttgccggttcaacttctcgagtcccacaagggatggtgggcagcgccccctgcaaataaagttgaacatggcaccttgagctgagctgccgctgagctcccagatggctcagttggttggagagcgtcctctcaatcacaaggttgcctgtttgactcccgtaagagatggtgggctgcgccccctgcaactagcaatggcaactggacctggagctgagctgtgccctccacaactaaggctgaaaggacaaaaacttgaagctgaacggcaccctccacaactaagattgaaaggacaacttgacttggaaaaaagtcctggaagtacacacagttctccaataaagtcctgttccccttcccccaataaaatctttaaaaaaaaaaaacactgaaaaccaaAATGTCCAACAAGAGACTGGCTAATACATTGGTTGAATAAACATAAACTATACAAAGCCCCAAAACATCTAGTTGTTAGAGGTTACTTAATGATgtagatatttaattatatggGTAAATCATGATATTTAATGATAAGTTCTCATGATATAAAAGTTAAGTAAACATAGAAGTACACTCAACTGTATATTCAGTGTGCTCCAGATTTATTaaagtgtatatattatatattaagtttTAAACATAGTAAAAGTGTATTGAAACGTTAACTTACCTCTGGGTAGCATTGAACTTTGGATGAAATCTTCTGGATTTCTTGGGtcttctaaattttctataagAAGTATGTACTGGTTTTTatgataataaacattattttaagaaggaaatgttATATGTGCAACATGGATAAACCCTATAGAAGTTCAGAGCATAGCTTCTGGAGACTCATTACTTGGGCTTAAATCCAAATACCATGACATCAGCTGTGAGACTTTGGCCactttaatctctctgtgcctcagtgtcctcatctgtgaaatgggacaatATAGCCCTGAACATGTAGGGATGATGGAAGAATGAAAGGTGTTCATACATACTAAGGGCTTAGAACAgaacttggcacacagtaagttaCTGAAAGCACTAGCCATTTAATGTTTGACATGGGGAAAAAATTTCATGATTGATGTTCAGTGCTGGTAAAAATGTAGTAAAACTGTGATCCACACACCTCCTTGTGCAAGGTGGATTACGTTCAGCCTCTTTGGAAAGCAATCTGAAGCATGTTTCAGGAATCAGGAAAATGGTTAGAGactcaattctgttatttcccCTGTAGGAATTTACTTAGAGTAATAATCCACCCAAAAGGCCAGAGGAAGTGTGGAAATGCTCATTACAACATTACTCATAATTGAGAAACTTGGTGAACAACCTGTGTCAATCAGGGACTTAGAACAAAGCCAAAATGGGCAATAGATTTGTAAATTATTCTACACCCATCAATGAAATATGATTAGCCCTAATAATGATGAGTACAAAGTGTAGGTGGTGAAAAAGGACAAATTTCAtggtaaaatgaggacaaaacaGGGAAGTCAAAATTGTTACTACACTCTGAttacagttaaataaaataacatttattttaaaatgatatttggaaggaaataagaaaaaaaatcaaaacaacatgatttCAGAGGGTGGCCAAGTTGGAGGTGGGtatatggcttttgttttttgatccagatttttcaaagtttaaaaatatagatatggaatacagagtaaaacaaaaccaaaaagaaaagaaaatgattagtAGGTGTCTCTGGGCTGTGGGATTATGGGGAACTTGTATTTTAGTTCATAATTCTTTACACTTTCCAAATTATCCTTTACAATAAGCATATgtgattttacttaaaaatgttgCTGTTATAAAAGtatgcatattatttttatattagaaaaatactatgtttaaaaaatatgaggaaagaaaaacttccctttgggcaaaaataaaaaatggtgctTAAGAGGGCAATTGCTTTGTAAAGTATATATcctggaaatggaaaatagaaaaaataggaCATAAAAAATAGCTGTAAACATGTGAAACGTATTCAGTGTTTAAGCCAACTGCAGATTTTTAGGTGAAATTTGTAtcttaaagttttaaaaggaaactaaaatcaTCTAGCACTTATGTTCAGCTACATATATTTGAGACTTTTACTCTAAAGCATTAATCtttacagttatttcttttttcttgaattttcaggCTCCAAATTAAAGAATAATCAATACACTTATAAAGCTCAGAGAGATCTTACTAAAGATCCCAGATATAGTTGCATCCCATTTAGATCACCACCTGGGGACACTGTAGTGTTGAAAAATAGGGGGGAAGTTGAGATTTTAGGGGAAAGCTACTAAAATGATCAGAAGTTGTCCCAGCTGGTGATAAGCTGTACCATCCTCCTTCTAGGAACGGCTGAACCGAACCCAATAGCAGAACTACCAATGTGTCACATTGTCAGACTTTCTAGTCAGCATGAGTTCTCTGATGATCAGCAAGCTGTGTGTTCCAAGCAAAGGCTTTCTCAAAATCATCACAGACGTAGGTGTTGTGTATGGTGTGAAGTCTCTGGTGTTGAGTCAGGTGTGAACTCCAGCTGAAATCCTCTCCACATTCTTTATATGCATAGTGTCTGCCCCCGGTGTGAACTTTCTGGTGTTGAATGAGGTGTGAGATCTGGGTATAGGTTTTCCCACACTTGTTACATTTgtagggcttctctccagtatgaattctctgatgctgAATAAGGTGGATGCTCTGGTTGAAGGCTTTTCCGCATTCCTTACAGGCGTAGGGTTTCTCACCAGTGTGAATCCTCCGGTGCTGAGTGAGGGATGAGTTATGACTGAATGTTTTTCCACACTCCTTACACTTATAGGGCTTCTCGCCTGTGTGGATTTTCTGATGTTCGATAAGGTGGGTGCTCCGGCTGAAAGCTTTCCCACACTCACTGCACtcgtaaggtttctctccagtgtgaatccTCTGGTGTTGAATGAGGTGGGAAATCTGGGTATAGGCCTTCCTGCAAACGTTAcactcatagggtttctccccagtgtgaatCCTCTGGTGGCGTGTCAGGGAAGAGTTCTGGCTgaaggttttcccacattcattacatttgtaGGGCTTCTCGCCGGTGTGAATTGTTTGGTGTTGAGTAAAGGATGAGGTGTGACTGAAAGCCTTGCCACACTCGTTACATATATAGGGCTTTTCCCCCATGTGAATGCTCTGGTGCCTCATGAGGTGGGAAATCTGAGTATAAGCCTTCCCGCACTCGTTACactcatagggcttctctccagtatgaatccTCTGATGCTGAGTCAGGGAAGAACTGTGGCTGAAGGCCTTGCCACAGGCAGAGCACTCGTagggtttttctcctgtgtgcACCCGCTGATGCTGGGTCAGGGATGAGCTGTGGCTGAAGGTTTTCCCACACTCGTTACATTTGTacggtttctctccagtgtggatcGTCTGGTGCTGGGTCAGGGAGGAAGTGTGACAGAAAGCTTTGCCACACTCACTGCATTTGTAGGGTTTCTCCCCCGTGTGGATTTTTTGGTGCCGGGTAAGGTGGGACACCTGTGAATAAAACTTCCCACACTGGTTGCATTTATAGGGTTTCTCCCCGGTATGGCATCGCTGGTGTTTAATGAGGGAGGAGCTCTGggtgaaggccttcccacattccttgcattggtatggtttctctccagtgtggatcCTCTGATGCTCGGTCAGCGATGAGCTCTGAGTAAAGGTCTTGCCACATTCATTGCATGcatagggcttctctcctgtgtgaatgATGTGGTGCTGAATGAAATATGAGCTGTTGCTGAATGCCTTGCCGCAATCCTTACACTtgtagggtttctctccagtgtgaattctctggtgCAGGATATAGTCCGAATGGTAAataaaagctttcccacattccatGCAGTTAAATGGTTTGTTTTCTATGGAAGTCCTTTGGTGTTTCAAGCTCTTTCTTGGCCCATTCCACTTCCGAGGCCTCTCTCCCCCAGGTACTCTGTGCTTCCTGATGAAGGCTGAGGACCGCCTGAAGCTTTTTCCAAGCTCATTACAGCCAAGGCCTCTCTCCCCACAGGTGTTTTTCTTAGGAGAAGCAAAAAAACACCTCAAATGTCTCTCCTGCTTTCCCAGTTCCTCCAACGGATGGCCACATGTCTGCAATTCCCCCATCTTGGTATCTCCAAGCACTGTCCTTAAAATTCCCTCCATCTTTCCCATTGGGGAAGCTGTCTCTTCAGAAATAACCATTTTTGGCAGTGTCTCCTGACTAGTTGCTGAGCTTGTCTCCAactctaaaagaaatggaaaatacgAATATCATCTGTTCCAGGACAAAGGAAGGTGATTATTTAGAACATTTAGgcattgtaaaattaaaaagaaaaatttcaaaatttatgtttctatttcaaaAGGCATATAAGGTAGATAGATTCATATGACACAGAAGGATGTGTCACATCCTTATATTTTAAAGTCTCACACTCcgtgtattttaaaaacaaaaagaactgagTTACAAAACAGTTTATGTGCACAGTGGTTTATTAgccataatatataataaatttttacaaattaataagaaaaagagaaaccatcTAATAAAAGAGTGAAGcaagaatttgaatagacattttgcagaagaaaaacaagtggctgataaatatgtaaaaagatgctcaacattagtAATAGTCCAAAAATCAAATTATTCAGAGCCATTTGACACTTTtcagattgaaaatttaaaaatatccaatgtTGGCAAGTGAATTGTATGATAAGTGAATTTATAAGGGAATTTCACTGTCtacattatatatttgaaatgttttatttattttaaatattgaacagTAATTTTTTTGCTAGGTGATGACAGTGAAAAGTaaatattcttccttcctttgcttctACACTGTTTGTAATTGGTGAATCCTTCTAGAGATTTTCCATATATTCATATGTGtgaacatgtatgtatatatgtgtggtGGAATGGagggtttttaatttattgtttatttatttttttaaacttttatttattttaagtgtgtttttccaggacccatcagctccaagtcaagtagttgtgtCGTTCTAGTTGTGGATTGTGGCCACAGTTGTggccacagctcacagtggcccatgtggggatcgaaccagcaaccttactgtgaagagcaccgcactctaaccaattgagctaaccggctgcccctattattttttattgtggtaaaatacacataacataaaatgtaccattcaaaccattttaagtgtacagttcagttgCATAAGTATGTTCACAGTTtccaactatcaccactatccatctccaggactttttcattttcccaaactgaaactctgtacccattaaacactagctccccatttcctttccccccagcccttggcaaccaccattctactttgtctctatgaattttccTACTTTAGGTacttcatgtaagtgaaatcatacaatacttgttctttttatagctggcttatttcacttagcataatgtcttcaaggttcatcaatgttgttattatttacttttgtaattaaaaatacagtaaatatattGGGGTAAAAATACTTGAAGGAacctcattaaaatattaaatgtggggccagcccggtggctcaggtagttggagcactgtgctcctaacaccgaggttgtcagttcaattcccacatgggtcagtgagctgcgccctctacagctaagattgtgaacaacggctctccctggaacttgggtgccgtgagcagccggaggttggcgtgagctgccgcgggctgttgcgtgctgccatgggctaccctgtgctgccaggagcggccatgggctgctgtgaacTGCTATGAGCAGccaccaactgcctcagctggggggagcaagcgcaaggctcataacaccggcatgggccagggagctgtgtcctacacaaatAGACTGAacaacaacggcttgaaccggagtggggtggaggcagaaaaaggggaaaaatattaaatgtgaatttttttttgaaagataagtAGGATTATgagattttcatttcttgttttattcctaTTTAGATTTCCAAAGTTTCTATGATGAACACGTACAACTTTTATTTGATCAACagatatcaataaatattaaatttatatgagTTTAACAGCATAATCTTGCAATTTGGAGAAAAGGAGACATAAAGATGataagaaggaaacaaaaccacTTGGGATTTGTTAaagggaattgattttttttgatgCTAGTAGATTTGTTCAGGGACACCCATTAATTGCTTAATTGTCATGTACCAACCACAGTACTGGGGTGGGTGACTGTGCTCAACAGGACATCTGACCCTTGCCctcagagaagagggagaggcaggCTTGTACTCAGACATTTTAGACATATCCTCCATGTCTCCTTAGCATCGCTGCCTTTGGAAAACCACTGCTCCCCTTTCCATGTAGTCTTGGTGAGGCTGTTTATCATAGTTTCCTCCACCCCGCACCTCATGAGACCCAGGCCCGGCCAATTAGAATACCCACTCCTGCAGACCATAGTGATTGGTTCAAGATCCAAACAGAGCCAGTCAGAGTCTTCCTTGAAATTGATATATGGTGTTGCTAGGCAGAACATAAGTTTGAGACTATGGGCAGCCATATTGACTGCCACATGGAAAGGCCTGAAGATAGACTGAAGCTAGAAACAGACAGAATCAACATATGGAAGgaagaattgaaggagagagagaacaaacaagTGAGCCCTGATAACTCCATTTACAGCTTTAGATCTATCTATGCCTAAAGTCTAGGACTGCAACACTTTCCACTTATATGGgtcaaaaaaaatctaattttgcTTAAGCTATTTTGATTCTTTATATGCAAAAGAGTCCTAACTAATACATCAGGTAATTACAATAATTGTaatagaataataattattattattgcaataggtgacatttattaaatgcttagtATGTATCAGGCTTGTTCTATTAACTAATTTACTCCTCAAAATAAATTCAGCGCAGTGGACACTTTGTATCCCCACTATACAGATAAGGCCCACTTCTAGGTCTTTACACAGGCTATTCCTAacaaatgataataatgataaccAGTGTAGCCAATTCTGACAGGGGGCAGGAGGTGAccgtgtaccaggcactgggttACACTCTGTGTGAATTCATTTCTTCCTCCCAAACCTAGGTACTATTACTgactccattttgcaaatgagaaaattgaggcacagagaatctaaatgacttgcccagaggtcacagagccaggaagCAGTggggctgagatttgaacccagagcccaCGATGATGGCTTGTGTATTATGCTGCCTCATTCTTGAATGACCGTCACTGGTCATGACAGATGGGGTAGGAAGATGGCTCGCACCTGCTGGATATCCTCACCCACCTGGACAGGTAACTCTCTGGGCTTCTCTCTTCTCTATCCTGGGCTCTTCACCTCTCTCCAGACGGGAGATCACGTCGGGTTTAGAACCAGGAAGCCCTGCCCCTGGGAAAGACATAAGACTTGGCCGTGGGTGCCATAGTCACAGGGAGGCCTCAGGCCCTCGGTCTGCAGGAGAGGTGCATACACTGGGTGCCTAATGATTAGGCACTTCGATGATCAATGCCTACTACATTCCAGAGAGAGCCTGAGCCCCAAGGTTACTGTTTAAGGCTCTGACTCTGCTGTTCAAGCTAAGTGCAAAATATACCGCATATCtcatatggagaaaaatataaatgatctcattaataattttcataTCGATTATGATTTCAACATGTGCTGAAATGATCATATTTTGGATAGATGGGATGAAACAAAATacattactaaaattaatttcatctgtttctttttacttgtttatGCCTGCTTCCgaatttctcttttcctgtagCACGGTGAACAGTGTCCTCCCAAAATTATGTCCAcaggaacctcagaatgtgacctaatTTATAGGGgctttgcaggtgtaattagttaagacgaggattagggtgggccctaagtCCAACGACTTGTGTCCTTTTAAgaggagagacacacagacacataatGGAGGGGGAAGGGCCGTGTAAGGTGGAGGCAGACGTTGGGGTGACGCAGGTACAAGAAACACCAGGATTGCCAGGAGACtcgagaagctggaagaggcaggaacagattctcccctacagCCTTCAGAAGGAGCATGgacctgcccacaccttgattttgcactctggcttccagaactgtgagacaataaagttCTGCTGGTTTAAGGCACCAAGTTTGTGCttatttgttacagtagcacAAAGGAAGCTAACACATCTCCCTGCTGATTGTTCTGATGAGTAGACAAACATGCTAACAGCTCCCACCTTAAAGACATGTCTTCCTCTGACAGGTGAagagcgagggagggagagaatggaaGGCGATGAAACGGAGGACACTGGCAGGGCCAGGTCACATAAAGGTATGAAGGAGCTGGTAAAGGCAGCACCCAGGACTGGCCTGGTGACTGGCTGGGTAGGGGACTGTCCCTGAGATGGGTGAATCTGAGGAGGAATGGGTCTGGGGGCCATGGTGAGCTCAGTGGGGATAAGGAAAATGGGGGCCAGGACCTTCCCAGGAAGGTGGCTCTCAGGGAATATATTGTTTGTCCTGCAAAAGAATGTGAGTGAGGAGAGCTGAGGACAGAGCCTTTGTACCACCATAGCTTACagggaaaaggagagacagaggagcCAGAAAAAGGAAACGAGAAGTGAGAGATGtagggagaaggaaagacagagcagagaggaagCTGGAGTGAGATCTGGGGCAGAGGGTGAGGCCTGAGCAGAGCCGAGCTGTGGAGACAGAGAGGAGGGGACATGCGGTGAGTCAGGGGGCAGGGGGAACAGGGCTGGACCTGACGGACTGTCAgtaaggggaaggagaaggagaggatgGTGCCGGGGGTCTGGTGTGGGGCCTGGGGGATGTGGGGCCAACCCAGATGGGTACCCGGAGTGGGAGAGCAGGTCAGTGTGGAGACACTGAGCTCAGGGTAAGTGTGGTGAATGTGAGGGATCTTGCAGGGGTGTGGGAGGGGGGTGAGTGGACAAGTGTGGGGCTCGGGAGGTACACTTGGGGAACAGCATTTATGTACTCTGGGGAAAAGATTCCAGGATGGAGCCTATTGACAGAGGAGCACCTGGAGTCTCAGATTCCAGAACAGGCATTCCAGCGTGGAGCCTGAGGTCACCACATGGGGAGAGGGAAGCATGAACAGAGGGTGGGACACAGGCCGAAGATTCTGAGGGACAGGCAGAAAACTCAAGGCCCTCAGGGACGCTAGGATTGTAGAGAGGCCAGCCGGGAGGTCCCGCTGAGGGTATCACGTGACCCCAGTGACCGCCCACGTTAAGCAGTGGGAGGGCAGACGGGGGCATCATGCCTCTTCCTGAGAAGGCAGGGGTGGGCCCTTACCCAGTGAGAGAAGGTTCTGGTAGTTCTCCAGCATGACGTCCCAATACAGCTCCCTCTGGCCAGGCCCCAGCCAGCCCCACTCCTCCACGGTGAAGTCCACGGCCACATCCTTGAAGGTCACTGATTCCTGCAAGGGCCAATGTGACACACTGGAGGGGCGCGTCCTGCCAGAACTCTGGGGTGGGAGAAGTCATGGGTCAAGAGCCTATCACTTGCTCGCTGGGCTGGAACATTCTGACTTGGCAGATTTAGGACAATTGAATCAACGGGCCCACAGGCATGTGAAAAGTCTAGGGCAGCCGCTAGCCTGCAGGCACCTCGTTAGAAAGTCTAACACGGGCCCCCTTTCCCATGACTCTTTACTGCCATCTGTTGGAAAACTGTTATAATATACCAATTATTTTAGTACATGACAGTTGACTGCCATCTGTGTGAAAATTGCCATAATAAATACCAGTGTAGGAGGTATAAGATGCAAATCTTATACCTCAGATACCACTGAGATGAGGCACCCTGTGCAGTGCCTACCCTACACACCTCTATGTGGCAATcataagaaacatttaaaaaaatatatcaagccATTGAGTGAGAGAGCCACGTACAAATTCCTAAGTTGTACTCCATCCCAGGCACCAACTCCCTGAGCCCAACCCCCATTCCTGTCTCCAAGGATAAGACTCAGGGGTGAAACAAAATAAGCCACTGCCCATTTCACCTGTTAAACAAAAGGCTGCCAAGCGTTAGATAATTGATTTTCAGACCATGTCACAATGTTCCAGCTCAGAGCGTCCTGCCACCTCTCCCCTACAACTCACACCTGGCAGCCCCAGAGCTCCTCCCATTATACCCTCTCTCCCAGGAATGGGAGGGGCAGAAGATCTTGAGGCCACAGACAGAGATGCGGATGGCCCTATGGAGTCCACAAAGTCATCTCGGGGCAGAGGGAACCCAGCCTCACCTGGTCCTTAGCGGTTCGGGTCCTGGTGGCCATGACTGGGTCCGTGGCATGCATCTTCAGGAGAAAAGACCAGGCTTGAATCTGCAGAGCTGGAGGAGACTGGAGCAGAGAACTGGGGTCATTTCTGacccagagagacagacagacactttCCCAAAGAAGCCTCGTGACAGAGGGGCCCCTGAAGCAGGAGTAAAGGCTCAAGACAGGCTGCCTGAGGTCTCTATTCTGTAACAACAACCACTAGCAATCAGGAGGTTCGGCTCACTGCACCCACACAACAGCTCTCAGAGAAGTAACTACAGTTATcctcagatgaggaaatcaaggcacaaGAGGTCAAAGCCCTTGCTCGAGGGTCACAGGGATGTCAAGTGTTCAGAGCAAGATTCAAATCCAGAAGTCTGGCTGCAGAGCCaacccctctttttttttttcttataattgttcttattgtggtaaaatacatataacataaaacataccattttcaccattttaaagtgtacaattcagtggcatttggtacattcacaatgttgggCAACCGttacctctatctagttccagaacatgaTCATCATCACTttaaaaggaaaccctgtactgTTAGCCAATCACCAGCCGATCTCCTTGGTACCCCTCTCCTCCCACATCAGCCCCTGATAACCACTCATCTTTCTGTCTAAATGGATTTccctactctggacatttcatataaatggaatcatacaatatgtggccttttgagtctgtcttctttcacttcacataaCACGTtcaatgtccatccatgttatagcacatctcaatgcttcattccttttcacgGCTGAATAACATCCCACTATACGGATGGACCACGTTTTGCAGAGCTCCTTCTATCTGTCTTACAAATCCTGCTTAAGGATCCTGGGTTCCCGCtaaagatgttatttaaaaaacagttccACCTGCTGAAATAAAGTTTCAGAATCCCTGCCAAAGAGACGCTGgtgttggggtggccggttagctcagttggttaacaGAGtgtagtgctaataacaccaaggttgctggtttgatgcCCGcacaggccactgtgagctgcaccctccttaaaaaaaaaatttttttttaaaagttggtgtTCAGACTGTGGTCACCCGATTCGTTCATCAAACAGTCTCTGGGCCTCATGTGAGTGACAGGATCCATTTTGCCATCTGAAGATAGAGACAAGTGAGTTGCCGCTCCACCGATTGCCTGTGGAGGAGACAGGCCTGGATGTAGACCAGGTGAAGGGCTGAATAGTAGACCCAAAAGATATCTTTGGAATGAACTgcgatgtgattaagttaagcaTCTTTAggtgggaagattatcctggattatttgggtGGGCCCTGGCTTTGAAGCTGGAGGAAGGGGTCACACCTAAGGAATCCAGGTGGCTTCCAGAAGGtaaggaaaaggcaaggaaacggaATCTCTCCCCTGGAACTTCTTGGAGGGAGCAGGCTCTGCTGACagcttgattttagcccagtgaaacccatGTCAGACTTTtgaccttcagaactgtaagataatatatttacgttgtttgaagccactgagtttgtggtaacttgttacagcagccatgggaaactaatacagtccAGAAATACCAAAACTCAGAGCCTCACACGTGTTTCCAGGGAAACAGCCAGCACATATGCCCAACTAAGCAAGAACACACACACCTAAAGGCTGACACCAGCTGGTGGAATTTTGAGGGGGAAATACAGAACAGTCTTAACTCTCTCCCCACAGGTCACTTTTCACAAAAAGAAGAGCGTAACTTAAGGAGTAggaacctggcagacaccaccttagCCAAGCGATCAAGGTTGACATGAGCAGCGATGGGCAAACCAAAATCATGGGCTCCTGATCTGATAAGAAGGACATAACATCACTGCTAAGTTATTCCTGCCAAAAGCGTGTAACCTAAATCTAACCATGAGGAAACACTGAGCAAATCCAAACTGAGGGACATCCCTGAAGTACAGAAGATCTGTAACCTTCATAATTGCCAAGATCATGAAGGTcaaagaaagactgaagaactgtTCCAGGCGAAGAGACTAAGAAACCTCACGACGAATGCACTGCATGATACCGGATTTTCTTCTGCCGTTAAGGACATTGTTGGGACAAGAGCAAAATTTGAAGACTTGTAGATTAGCTAATAGTATTGTATCCAGGTTAATTTCCTGATGTGATCATGGTGCTAtagttttggaagaaaatgacCTTGTgtttagaaaaaatacaaaatcacagAGACTCTTGGGGGCGTGGAGTGCGCAGAGAcccagaaagagagagggaggcagaacgGGGTTGAGGTGCTGGTGGGGAATCAGAGAGAAGAGATGCCCAGAATAAAGAGCATACAGACCGAGGGCGTGACTGTGCAGAGCACGCTGGCGTGTTCGGGTCAGGCATCCCTGGGTGTGCTCCTCGGTCAACCACTTATTAGTATTGTGACTTGGGAGAAGCCGCGGAGTCTCCCCAAGTCTGTTTCTTCACATTCGAAGCGAGGAAAAGTACATTCTCCCTCCTAGGGAATCGCAGCGGTCCCGCGCTCGGCCAGACTCCTGGCAAACAGCAGGTGCCCAATTCCTGCGCGCCGAGATTGTCCCAGTCGCGCAGATGGCAGGGGGGCTTTGAGGCC
The DNA window shown above is from Rhinolophus ferrumequinum isolate MPI-CBG mRhiFer1 chromosome 15, mRhiFer1_v1.p, whole genome shotgun sequence and carries:
- the LOC117035605 gene encoding zinc finger protein 883 isoform X2, with product MHATDPVMATRTRTAKDQESVTFKDVAVDFTVEEWGWLGPGQRELYWDVMLENYQNLLSLGAGLPGSKPDVISRLERGEEPRIEKREAQRVTCPELETSSATSQETLPKMVISEETASPMGKMEGILRTVLGDTKMGELQTCGHPLEELGKQERHLRCFFASPKKNTCGERGLGCNELGKSFRRSSAFIRKHRVPGGERPRKWNGPRKSLKHQRTSIENKPFNCMECGKAFIYHSDYILHQRIHTGEKPYKCKDCGKAFSNSSYFIQHHIIHTGEKPYACNECGKTFTQSSSLTEHQRIHTGEKPYQCKECGKAFTQSSSLIKHQRCHTGEKPYKCNQCGKFYSQVSHLTRHQKIHTGEKPYKCSECGKAFCHTSSLTQHQTIHTGEKPYKCNECGKTFSHSSSLTQHQRVHTGEKPYECSACGKAFSHSSSLTQHQRIHTGEKPYECNECGKAYTQISHLMRHQSIHMGEKPYICNECGKAFSHTSSFTQHQTIHTGEKPYKCNECGKTFSQNSSLTRHQRIHTGEKPYECNVCRKAYTQISHLIQHQRIHTGEKPYECSECGKAFSRSTHLIEHQKIHTGEKPYKCKECGKTFSHNSSLTQHRRIHTGEKPYACKECGKAFNQSIHLIQHQRIHTGEKPYKCNKCGKTYTQISHLIQHQKVHTGGRHYAYKECGEDFSWSSHLTQHQRLHTIHNTYVCDDFEKAFAWNTQLADHQRTHAD
- the LOC117035605 gene encoding zinc finger protein 883 isoform X1 encodes the protein MHATDPVMATRTRTAKDQSSGRTRPSSVSHWPLQESVTFKDVAVDFTVEEWGWLGPGQRELYWDVMLENYQNLLSLGAGLPGSKPDVISRLERGEEPRIEKREAQRVTCPELETSSATSQETLPKMVISEETASPMGKMEGILRTVLGDTKMGELQTCGHPLEELGKQERHLRCFFASPKKNTCGERGLGCNELGKSFRRSSAFIRKHRVPGGERPRKWNGPRKSLKHQRTSIENKPFNCMECGKAFIYHSDYILHQRIHTGEKPYKCKDCGKAFSNSSYFIQHHIIHTGEKPYACNECGKTFTQSSSLTEHQRIHTGEKPYQCKECGKAFTQSSSLIKHQRCHTGEKPYKCNQCGKFYSQVSHLTRHQKIHTGEKPYKCSECGKAFCHTSSLTQHQTIHTGEKPYKCNECGKTFSHSSSLTQHQRVHTGEKPYECSACGKAFSHSSSLTQHQRIHTGEKPYECNECGKAYTQISHLMRHQSIHMGEKPYICNECGKAFSHTSSFTQHQTIHTGEKPYKCNECGKTFSQNSSLTRHQRIHTGEKPYECNVCRKAYTQISHLIQHQRIHTGEKPYECSECGKAFSRSTHLIEHQKIHTGEKPYKCKECGKTFSHNSSLTQHRRIHTGEKPYACKECGKAFNQSIHLIQHQRIHTGEKPYKCNKCGKTYTQISHLIQHQKVHTGGRHYAYKECGEDFSWSSHLTQHQRLHTIHNTYVCDDFEKAFAWNTQLADHQRTHAD